GCGTCGGCCATGAGGTCTCCTGGGGCACTGTTGTTGTTCGAGGATTGTGCATGGCTTGCGCACGCGGCGCCATCCGCGTCGGCCCGCCGCGCCTAGTCGGTGAATCGACCTACCTGAACTCGACCCGCTCGACCGCATACCCGCGCTGCCTCAGCAGCGTCGGCAACCCCAGCGGTCCGATCATGTGCAGGCTGCCCACCGCGGCGAAGACCCGCCTGCCGCCCCGGTGCAACTGGTCGATGCGCTCCGCGATCGCCGGGTTGCGATCGTCGAGCAGTCGCCGGTGCATCGCGCGCTCCTCCTCGGTGTCCAGGCACTGGCACCATTTCTCGTAGTCCTCCAGCTCGGCGAAGCGGCCGTCGGCCCAGACCTCGGCGATGCGGGCCAGCATCGGCGTGGCGCGGCCGCTCTCGAGCTCGGCGAGCACCTGCTCCACCAGCACCTGCGTCTCGTCGCGGCTGCGCCCGCGCAGGATCGCGAGCTGCAGCTCGGGCGTCTCCAGCGAAGACACCGGCTTGTTCAGGCCGCGACCCCATCCGGCGATCGCAGAATCGATCGCGTAGGCGGGGTCCAGTCCCTGGTGGCGCGCGGCCATCACCATGAGCGTGGTGGCGACCATCTCGGGCGCCAGCGTGGCGACGAGCTGCTCCGGGAGGCAGGCGGCCCTCACCTGCGCCTTCAGCCTTTGCGCCAGCTCGCCCGACAGCGCCTGCTGCGGCCGCGGCGCCATGCCGGCGCGCAGCCGCTCGATGACCTCGGGATCGAGCATGTCGAGCTCCAGCGCGACCAGGTCGCTGGCGCGCACGGCGGCCATCAGCGTCGGGCCGGGATACGTCCATTCGAGCCTGGCGATGTGCACCGTGCCGTAGAGGTAGGAGGCGCGGCCGTCCTTGCTCAGGCGCCACAGGAAGCCGCGGTCGCGTGCCGTCTTCATGCCGGCCTGCAGCTGCTGGGCCGTCGGCGGCTGCGCGACCGGCGGGCAGTCGATCGGGGCTTGCCCCCATGCGCATGCGGCCAGTGCGAATGTCAGGAGAAAGGCGAACCACCGCTTCATGCGCCGGGCCCCAGGTCGATGGTCAGTACGCCGTCGCGCTGGCGCCAATGCAGCCGGCCCAGCACGTTCATGCCCAGCAGCGGCGCGTCCAGCGCCGGCAGCGCGACGATGCGCAGCCGCTCGGCCCGCACCCCGCCGTCGAGCACGATGTCGGCGCGGGTCGCATGGCCGCGCGCGATGCCGCCAGCGGTGCTCGATTCGACCTCCTGCTCCAGCGGCAGTCGCAGCTCGCGCGCCAGGGCGGCCGGGATCGCGGTGCCGCTGGCACCGGTGTCGATCAGAAAGTCGACGGGCCGGCCGTTGATCGTGCCTGGCCAGTGGTAGTGGCCGTCGGCGGCGCGCCGGATCTCCACCCGCCCGCCTTCGGCCTGGAAGCGCGTCTGCTGCTGCTCGCGCAGCCACCACTGGATGCCGACGAACACGGCCAACCCCACCAGCAGCCAGCCGGTGACGACCTTCAGCGTGTGCGGGTGATCCATCGTCAGCGCGCGAGCGGCGCGACCTTCTGCTCGATCGCCCCGAACACGCTCATGCCGTCCTCGCCCTTCATCTCGATGCGGATGGTGTCGCCGAACTTCATGAAATCGGTCTTCGGCGCGCCGGACTCGATCGTTTCGATGGCGCGCTTCTCC
The Piscinibacter sp. XHJ-5 DNA segment above includes these coding regions:
- a CDS encoding retropepsin-like aspartic protease, yielding MDHPHTLKVVTGWLLVGLAVFVGIQWWLREQQQTRFQAEGGRVEIRRAADGHYHWPGTINGRPVDFLIDTGASGTAIPAALARELRLPLEQEVESSTAGGIARGHATRADIVLDGGVRAERLRIVALPALDAPLLGMNVLGRLHWRQRDGVLTIDLGPGA
- a CDS encoding TraB/GumN family protein produces the protein MKRWFAFLLTFALAACAWGQAPIDCPPVAQPPTAQQLQAGMKTARDRGFLWRLSKDGRASYLYGTVHIARLEWTYPGPTLMAAVRASDLVALELDMLDPEVIERLRAGMAPRPQQALSGELAQRLKAQVRAACLPEQLVATLAPEMVATTLMVMAARHQGLDPAYAIDSAIAGWGRGLNKPVSSLETPELQLAILRGRSRDETQVLVEQVLAELESGRATPMLARIAEVWADGRFAELEDYEKWCQCLDTEEERAMHRRLLDDRNPAIAERIDQLHRGGRRVFAAVGSLHMIGPLGLPTLLRQRGYAVERVEFR